In Lolium rigidum isolate FL_2022 chromosome 7, APGP_CSIRO_Lrig_0.1, whole genome shotgun sequence, the DNA window TTAACCATTGGAAATTGTGTAATTTCCATGTATACCAACCAACAAGTGATGTCGTTTGATTCGGGACATCAAATTCACATTCTATCTCTTCTCGTGTCAAACACAAATGATGgattaaaaaacataaaaatgcaCTCTTGCTCTGAAATACATGCTGCACCAATTATCAGAGAAAATGGTTCCCTCCCGGTGTCGGAGTAGCATGTGGAGTTGACAAGGAGTTGAACATGAACAAATGGTGGAGGAGAATCGACAAGGGGATTGTCGAGACTATATAGGTCTCACCCCAGAAGCCACTAGCTAGTTTGAACACCCTGGCCATCAAAATATTGGAATCAAGATCGCCACCGATAGAATTGGAGCGGTgggtggaaacaatgatgcatGTGTAGAACATGCAAAAGTATGCAAGTCAAGATGGCACacatgaggaggaggacgaggcgatGTCGAGGAGAGGAAAAAGTGTCGACCACAAGAGCTAGGTCTTGTTTGGATTACAATCCAATGGATCTAAGGAGTCTGCGACTATTCAACGGACATGGGTCGTGAACCGCGAAGAGCCTCGTTAGACATGTGTCTCCGGTTCAAAGGATTTTTATAGGCTTTCGATCCATATGAACTCTTTAAAACTCCGATGCATTGTTTTCATGCACCCAAGTTCCATAGGATTCCCAACAAGAACATACCTCTtggatttttattattatttatgtCTATGTCATGCACTGCATCTCTATAGAAAGTTCTCCTATGCCTCAATTTGTAGCACTAAAATTCATTTAGGATTCCACATGTCATGCCATCATATTTCTGTGTTTTCAAAAGTACCCTTTTCAAAATCTTGCCAACCAAAGAGACCTTAAATTCCATTTCAACCTTACATTTCCCCCTCCTTGCACCTAGAATCCCTACCAAAATCGACCGCCTACTTAAACACCACCACTTCACAATTTTCTCCATTTGCCCTAAAAAAAACTCCAACATTCTTTTGAACAAGAAAACTCCAACATTCATCAATCGTAATCAAAGCTCCACACAAAAAAACCTCCAACCCCGTCCGTCCGATCGGCAGTGTACCGCGACCATCGTCAACCGGCCCGGCAGGCACCACCCGCCGCTGGCCTGCTCCCACGTGCCGTCCGTGCGGCCACCCATcaatccctctccctctctccccccaACGCCTCCCGCTCCGCGCACTCCACATCGGCCTCCcctgccccgccccgccccgccccaccCACCACCGCGCGCGCCCACCAAATgtcggacgacgacggcgacggcgccggcgagCAGCTCAGTGACGACCAGAAGCGGGAGATCGCCGTCTGGTTCCTCTCCAACGCCCCCGCCGGCGAGATCCGCTACGTCGCCAAAGGCAACCGCCCCCATCTGATGACCCCTGCCCGTAAAATTTAGGCAGCCGTACGTCTGGTTCCGGCCGCCCGCGCGGTTTCTCTGACCCCCGCTCGAATGCGTGCAGATGTGCGCGCGCTGCTGCGGGACGAGGCCGTgttcgaggccgccgccgcggaggcCTACCCGAGGTACAACAAGGCGCACCTCGTCTCCCTCGACCTCCCCGACCGCAGCGGCGATGTGAGTGTCCCTCTCTCGCTCTCACGACCCAGCTATGTTTTGTTAGATAGAAGAAAGGGGCCGAGCCATGTTTGGTGATGTGCTTCGACTCTATGCGTATTCACAAATATAAACGTCGATAACTTTGGAAGTGGTATCTATGTTAGCGATAAGTCGCAGAACCAGCAGTTAATACTCCACCAATCTCGCTTTTGAGGCTATTTCTTCCGGATTCCCTGGATTTGCTAGGCCTGGGAACTGTACTGGAATAGGAATATTTTGGTAGATCTCTCTTTGACCACATGATAAGTAGAGTAGGACCATTTTTCTGCTGGATTGACCACTCTTCTAGTTGTGTGTCTTTCCATACCCATGAAGAAGGTATCATGCTTTGAGTGTCCTTTTTGGCCGAGTATTGAATCTGCGTTGTGTGATACATGCCTGcagataatcatcacaacttatgGGGAGCTCGACAAGAATAACTATCTGGACCCTAGGACTGCCCAAGTTGCTACGGTGGACCATGTTAAGCAGGTAGTGCTGAAGGATGTGACTGATACTGTTTGTGATTATTTAGCTTTATCATGGCTATTAAAATATTTTAACACACGAGAAAATGTAAAGTGAGTCAGTGACTCATTCATGTTAGAGACCAGTGTATATTTAGCAGTTGCATTTGCATCTTAGGCTTGATGGACCTACTAATTTTACACTTTCGGGTTGATCTGTCACCCTTTTCGCAACTGCGTTATTTAATGATGAATACTGTCATATATGGATGTGTATAGTGTCTAGCTCAGTAACTCTACATATATTTGTTCAGAACTGAGCTCTGCCTGTAGATGATCCACTCTTGCCCGTTGCTGGTTTATATTGTTACCGAGGAATTAAACTGGGTACTGATACTGAATAACCATATGTTTCAAACTCAAATAGATTTGCTGAACTTGAATGGGTTTCTTATGATATTATCTTCCATGAAATATCTGAAAAGCAGAAATATGAAAAGCTACTCCAATCTGTCTCAAACACTACATCAAACAACACTTCGAGTAATATCATGCTTCGCTGGTTAATATTACTCCACAAAATTGGATATGGGATTTTATTCTCGCTTTCTTCTGTCATTAAAAGATCGGAGTTCCTGCATTGAATTAATTCATTTTGTTTTGTGCTTATGTGCAAAGACTTGTACAAAATTGAGGCCTGCTGCAGACGAGGAGCTTCCTTCAGCTTATATTGAGGAGTTTAGGTATATATTATCTCTGCTACTTTGTATTCCTCATTTCTTTATTGCCCGTAATATATTGGCAGTGAATAATCTGTACTTATTTATTTTATACAGGAATGCTATAGATGTTGAAGTGTCAAAATACGTTGGTGAAGCTTATCCAAAAGGTGTGTGTGCTGTTTATTGTACCAGTGGAAAGGATATAGAGGAACCAGGTGCTGATTTTGGTTTGGCAGTAGTTATTTCTGCTGCTAGACGCAGCCCACAGAACTTCTGGTATGTTTCCTGACTTGCGTCTATTACCTCTCTGTTGTTACAAGGAACCTTGTTTACTTTAATCCTGTGCCTTTGATCAGTGAATTTGGTCTTAATAATGATGATGCCTAAAGGTTCTGTTGGTCTGATTTTAGCACTTATTGTTTTCAATTCCTCATTGGCATAATTGAGATCCCTACTTATAGTTTGAGACTTTAGTTTTTTATCTTAGTATGTTTGTATTCCTTCAGAACCTACTTTCAGGATGCAACTTTTGATCGTAGATTTACAGCATTATGTTTTCTGACTCAACAATAATCATATGGTTTGTGGCTATACTGTTCATCGTCTGCTTAGAATACATTGGTATTTGTTTAATTGTACTTTGTAAGATTTAGTACTTGTACTGTATCTGAACATTTGTTTCACAGAATCTGTCACTAGGACACTTGAAGTATGCTCTTATAGGTTTGATCTTCTTATCATTTAGTGTCTGTCTGATGGAGGCAACTTAATATTGTGTCATCCAGCAACGGCAGCTGGCGCTCTGTTTGGACTCTGGAATTCAGTTATGCGTTTCAACTTGTTGAAATTAAAGGAAAGATACAGGTTAGATGTTTTGCTTAGCTGAAATTAAAATCATGGTTGATTGATGTTACTGTAACTGTAAGTAAAGTTAGTAATTTCTGTATTGTAAGGATTATTTCTATGGTCACCAGGTAGGTGCTCATTATTTCGAAGAGGGAAATGTGCAGCTGGATACTGATGTTGATCGCAAGGACTCCACACTAATGCAGGTTAGTTCAATAATTTGACCCTGCATACTGTAACGCCCCCGCCCTTCCTCCTCCCCAGTACTACCTTAGCCCTTTTTTCATCACCTTAAACATGGCCTACCATGAAATAGGTTCTTGGGATCTTAAGCTCTCTATTTTGATGTTGCATCGCTGGTTTAGTTCTGTGCTGGATCCATTATGCAGTTATTATGGATTCTGGGGAAACTTTGTTTCATTCTTTGATAATATTGTTTTCTCGAACTCTCCTGCACACGTGAGCCAGCATGTGTGTTCATCTATGTGTATTCAGGACTTCAGAAATATCTTCTTGACTTTACCATGCTGGATTGTTGCTTGTTGGTTTGGGTTGTGCAGATTCGTGTAGTTGCAGTTGGCAGGTGCTATATTGGTGCAAACAGTTCAAACCCAAAACCTAAGCTTTATGCATCTTTATTTGGGAAATGATGAACGATGGCATATTTCCTCTCCCAGATTTTACTTTGCTGGATTGCGTAAATAGAAATCCAGTTGCAAGTTCGCCTCATGACTGACatttaaaatagaaagaaaagggTGGGACATGTTTGTTGTTTCCCCTCTTTAGTTCTTTTCTTCTAGTTGGTTGTGGAGTTTGTGTGTTCACACCACTCACATTTAGAGAGGATATGTTTATCTTTTGTGCCATTGACCCATTTTGATGTGTCATAGGATCTGCCTTCAATATGCTCAAACCCCTATTTGCTTTCTTTGTTCTTTTTATATCTTTGCGGGGTTTACAATTTTAATCATGACTCTGACCCTATACTACTTCTCTTTCAGACGCCTGAAGACACTGCACTCTCAGTAACTAACATCATTCGCCATCAGGAGTCCGAGTATTTTTCTTCTCTTGAGGTTGGAACCTTTGTGTTGTTTATACTCAATCACATCAGATGCGAACACAGTGAATGATGCTGCTTGCTTTTATCTGCACACAGGAATCATACTTGAACTTGTCCGACGCAACGTTCAAGGTATGCTGAGACAATGCTAAATATTTAACGATTTAGGTGATAGTTATGATGCTGGCTTACCACAGTAATCTTTACCCATGCATTGTTCTACATACGTCAAAGCTGATCATGTCTTGCTCACAGGATCTTCGGAGGAAACTTCCAGTTACCCGCACCCTTTTCCCATGGCACAACACTCATGCCCTCAGCCTTACACGGGACCTCGCTAAAGAGCTAGCGCTAGGGAAATGAAGCTTTTGGCAGGTCACTAGGTAGCTTCATATGGAAATTTTAGCTCCATGCTATTATTTGCTTAGACTGTACAATTCGTATCCTGTAACCAGCAATTTTCTTCTTTTGGTCTATGTGCTTCCGCATATCGGTGTAAATCAATAGcatgaccttttttttttttcgagaagtgGCATTGCCAGGATATATGTTCATTCAGATACTGACCTGTGTCACTTGATGTGAGATCCCTATCTGTTTTTAGCCTTGAAAGGAGTCCATGTGTACCTTCTGCAGCTCTGCTTTTAGGGATGATCAGAATTAGATTTATCTTGTActtcctccgttcctttttaattgactctaatTTAGTGCAAAGTTATATTAAATCAGATTCAGTTAAAAGGGAATGGAGAGATTATGTACAAACATGACAGAAGATGCTACAAAAATCTTGAAACATTTGTACAAATTCTTACTGTCGTCTTCTGGACAAAGATTTATCATGTGTACCCTCAGGATGTATTTAATTGAGTCCAAAACTTGTCCACAAAATAATgttttagatttatctaaatttggatgtacgtAAACAGACAGAGGGAGTACCAAAAGTTGACTAGCCTAAAATCTAAACGTTTGTAGAAATTCTTAATGTCATCTTCTGGACAAAGATTTATCATGTGTACCCTCCTGATGTATTTAATTTACTCCAATTATCCAAACTCTGAGCGAAGAGCCTTTttcttttttgacaatcaataccacatatatttatagtaacaaataatacatggtagagatacacgagctgactccaacgattacaaaataaagtctaaaagatactaacaaatcttcgaggtcttcaaattctttctttttccagaacacaatcttgtactcttctgaaggcagccaaagatagataataaaccatagacctgtaaataccgacgaagattctcccataattttaatttgagccgcaatgccaaggctgcgtgcacgcgcaCAACCATTAAACTAGtcattcaacatcggcaagagtaccaacaccaatatgtcagggaataacaacCGACTAGCCTTGTCGAcgacgatggagagccgagagtacgaatcaccattgttgaggacgtagcagccgggataaAAACAAGGATAATcttcctcgcggcaacaacgacaaaagatccaaaatcgatatgGCTAAGGAAGATCTGAAGACCCATACCTAGAGGATTGTAATCTTTCACACCACCATTGACGTtgagaagaagatctcgtcgtcgaacgaaagcccgaagatcacttattgcagacgatgccatctccattgaggggaaaccaacaaaaaGATgaataccaaaatcctaacataatcaacTGAAGACACTACTTTTATTGGAAActtcacgcatagatcgggttccccactccttccgacgccggcgaagccgaccgaaAGAGGAGGAACCGATCTATGAAAAAGACTaaagtggaggcggctagggtttggagaggCGGCGGCTGTCTTTTTTCCCGTGAGAAAACAGACTAGATTGATTAGTTCAATAACTCTGAGCGAAGAGCCTTACAGTATAGCAAACATATGTTTTACTCTGAGAAAAGAGTATGGCAAACGTGATCAGTGAGTCATCAAAGCAGGCTGTTCTGGGCCATACAATTCGTTAGCCCAACGGACAACAATGTCCAGACCCAGTCTACACAGCCCAAAGCCCATGGAATCCTATAAACCCCCAAACGatgcctcatctccgtcctttccGCCGCCTCCCGAACCAAACCCCGAGCAACTCTAGGGTTCGCCGCCATGGTAAGTCCCCTTCGCcttcctcccgcgccgcctccggcCAGACCTCCCCATCCTCCCACCCGCCTCCCGATTTGATCCGTCCCGAGCTTGCCCGCACCGCCCgctctctgattgctgcacagttTTCCTGAATTTCGTGCTGATTTCTCCTCCCGTTCGAGTTGGCTGCAGCCTCAGGGAGACTACATCGAGCTCCACCAGAAGCGCCATGGACGGCGCCTGGACTACGAGGAGCGCAAGCGCAAGAAGGAGGCCCGCTCGGTCAAGAAGAACTCCAAGGATGCCCGCAACGTATGACGCGATTTCCTCCGCTTTTAGATGCCTTATTTTTCGTGTGTGCTTGCTGATGCGTGTGTGTTTTGGTCTGTGGGCAGTTGCTCGGCGCTAAGGGGAAGAGGTTCGCCAAGAAGCGGTATGCCGAGAAGGCGCAGATGAAGAAGACGTAAGTGCTCGTTTGATGTTTCAGGATGACTGCTTACTCTTTCTACTGCTCCACTTGATATATGGATGGATAATATCTCTGCGATTAGAAGCCATGACTGTGAGATGATGGTTGATTACTATCACAGTCGATGAATTAATGCATTTTAGAGCAATTCCCTGCCGCTGTGCCTCATTTAGATAGATGATTTATAAGTAATATGAAAAACAGTTTCCCTAATGATGTAGAATATGTGTATCTGGTTATGGTTACGTGGGACTTAGTCTATGTGTTCGTTTGCAGCCTGAAAATGCATGATGAGTCAACTTCCCGTCAGAAGGTTGATGATGATGTTCAAGAGGGCGCTATCCCACCCTATCTGCTGGATCGTGATCAGACACAGCGCGCCAAGGTATACACTCTGTTCCTACCACATTCTGAGGCACACACAAACCATCTTGTTGCATTGCTTGCTGATTTCTCGTAATATATGCAGGTTCTCAGCAACACCAttaagcaaaagaggaaagaAAAAGCTGGAAAATGGGACGTTCCCTTGCCAAAGGTAATGCAAACTGTTTTTGTCTGCTTGCTTCAGAATAGGTTGTTTCCCACTCGACTAAATGTTGTCACCATTTATCTTCTTTCAGGTCAGACCAGTTGCTGAAGAAGAGATGTTCAAAGTTCTTCGGACTGGCAAGAGGAAAAGTAAGTCATGATAAGCTTAGGTTACTATTTGGCATTCGGAATTTATTGTCATGCGTTCTTATACAGGCATTGCATATGTTTGTAACCCATTAGTTGCTTGCAAGCCCATTTTTTATTGTATGTTCTCCTAAAATTGCAATGTGCTGCAAGGCAACTGATTCTGTGAACTCTGTAGTTGCTTTCATGAACATTTGGTGAACAATAGCACCGATCACATCC includes these proteins:
- the LOC124675102 gene encoding F-actin-capping protein subunit alpha is translated as MSDDDGDGAGEQLSDDQKREIAVWFLSNAPAGEIRYVAKDVRALLRDEAVFEAAAAEAYPRYNKAHLVSLDLPDRSGDIIITTYGELDKNNYLDPRTAQVATVDHVKQTCTKLRPAADEELPSAYIEEFRNAIDVEVSKYVGEAYPKGVCAVYCTSGKDIEEPGADFGLAVVISAARRSPQNFCNGSWRSVWTLEFSYAFQLVEIKGKIQVGAHYFEEGNVQLDTDVDRKDSTLMQTPEDTALSVTNIIRHQESEYFSSLEESYLNLSDATFKDLRRKLPVTRTLFPWHNTHALSLTRDLAKELALGK
- the LOC124675103 gene encoding ribosome biogenesis protein NSA2 homolog, with translation MPQGDYIELHQKRHGRRLDYEERKRKKEARSVKKNSKDARNLLGAKGKRFAKKRYAEKAQMKKTLKMHDESTSRQKVDDDVQEGAIPPYLLDRDQTQRAKVLSNTIKQKRKEKAGKWDVPLPKVRPVAEEEMFKVLRTGKRKTKQWKRMVTKATFVGPGFTRKPPKYERFIRPTGLRFTKAHVTHPELKCTFNLDIISVKKNPNGPMYTSLGVMTRGTIIEVNVSELGLVTPAGKVVWGKYAQVTNNPENDGCINAVLLV